One Paraglaciecola mesophila genomic region harbors:
- the prc gene encoding carboxy terminal-processing peptidase — protein MIKSIRVSAVSALFAFSSVALAVTHSESVDDIPVLKQESQHAVSVKRISSNFLRSHYKPITLDDALSEKVFDRYMRSLDINRNVFLNADVEKFKAEQDHFDEAIEMGDLDVAYQIYQLNMQRRIERYEYALSLLDKEFDFEKAGDTFTFDREDAPWPKDTAELDELWRERVKYDALNLKLADKEWPKIQELLTKRYERAIKRLKQTTSEDVFQTLMNSFARSIEAHTSYLSPRNAERFQMEMNLSFEGIGAVLLSEDDFTVIRSVVPGGPADLSKKIKPEDKIVGVAQDDEEFVDVIGWRLDEVVELIKGPKGSVVRLQIEKGDSESTVPEVVSLTRDKIKLEDRAAKSEVYVPETGPHQGEKLGVITIPSFYNKLSVDVRKELESLKEQKVEGVIVDLRGNGGGSLTEATLLTGLFIDKGPVVQIRDGAGRIRVEQDVDGKTYYDGPLTVLVDRYSASASEIFAAAMQDYSRALILGEQTFGKGTVQQHRGLGRIYDLYENPLGSVQFTIAKFYRIDGGSTQHQGVVPDVLFPSAIDPEDWGESQEENALPWDSIKRATYSTFGDTSQAAKQLSEMHEKRVKADPEFAYIFEDIAQYKSKEDDKTLSLVESERIKEREERDAKRLKRANERLVRQGLEPVKSLDDLPEDQPEIDPFLDEAANITYDLLGTGKYAIHAQ, from the coding sequence ATGATCAAATCAATTCGCGTTTCCGCTGTTTCAGCACTTTTTGCGTTTAGTTCAGTGGCACTTGCGGTCACGCATTCAGAAAGTGTCGATGACATTCCTGTACTCAAGCAGGAATCGCAACATGCAGTGTCAGTTAAACGCATCTCATCTAATTTTTTACGCTCGCACTACAAGCCAATTACTTTAGATGATGCGTTATCAGAGAAAGTGTTTGATCGCTATATGCGTTCTCTTGATATCAACCGAAACGTGTTTTTGAATGCTGATGTTGAGAAGTTTAAAGCAGAACAAGATCACTTCGACGAAGCCATCGAAATGGGTGATCTTGATGTGGCTTATCAAATTTATCAGTTGAATATGCAACGTCGTATTGAACGGTACGAATACGCATTATCTTTACTTGATAAAGAATTTGATTTTGAAAAAGCGGGCGACACCTTTACCTTTGACCGTGAAGATGCCCCTTGGCCCAAAGATACTGCAGAATTGGATGAGCTGTGGCGCGAGCGTGTTAAGTACGATGCATTAAACCTGAAGCTTGCCGACAAAGAATGGCCAAAAATTCAGGAGCTACTCACGAAACGTTACGAAAGAGCGATAAAGCGTCTAAAGCAAACCACCAGTGAAGATGTATTTCAAACATTGATGAATTCGTTTGCGCGCAGTATTGAAGCGCACACCAGCTATCTGTCACCTCGTAACGCTGAGCGATTCCAAATGGAAATGAATTTGTCGTTTGAGGGGATCGGTGCGGTTTTATTAAGTGAAGATGATTTCACTGTTATCCGCAGCGTGGTACCGGGTGGCCCGGCTGATTTATCGAAAAAAATTAAACCTGAAGACAAAATCGTTGGTGTCGCCCAAGATGACGAAGAGTTTGTGGATGTTATTGGCTGGCGGCTAGATGAGGTGGTCGAGTTAATCAAAGGACCAAAAGGCAGTGTGGTTCGTCTACAAATCGAAAAAGGCGACTCAGAAAGCACGGTACCTGAAGTGGTAAGCTTGACCAGAGATAAAATTAAATTAGAAGACCGAGCGGCTAAGTCTGAGGTGTATGTACCTGAAACGGGGCCGCACCAAGGTGAGAAGCTTGGGGTTATTACGATTCCATCTTTTTACAATAAACTGAGTGTCGATGTACGCAAAGAATTAGAAAGCTTAAAAGAGCAAAAAGTAGAAGGCGTGATCGTCGACTTACGTGGAAATGGTGGTGGCTCCTTAACAGAAGCAACGCTGTTAACCGGTTTGTTTATTGATAAGGGACCTGTGGTACAAATTCGCGATGGTGCAGGGCGCATTCGCGTTGAGCAAGACGTTGATGGCAAAACGTATTATGACGGTCCACTGACGGTACTGGTTGACAGATACAGTGCATCAGCCTCAGAGATTTTTGCCGCAGCAATGCAAGACTACAGTCGTGCGCTTATTTTAGGTGAACAGACCTTTGGTAAAGGCACCGTGCAACAGCATCGCGGTTTAGGGCGTATTTACGATCTATATGAAAATCCGTTAGGTAGTGTGCAGTTTACTATTGCTAAGTTCTATCGCATAGACGGTGGTAGTACGCAGCATCAAGGTGTGGTACCAGACGTATTGTTTCCTTCAGCGATCGATCCAGAAGATTGGGGCGAAAGCCAAGAGGAGAACGCGTTACCTTGGGACAGCATTAAACGTGCGACATATTCAACGTTTGGCGATACTTCACAAGCCGCTAAACAGCTCAGTGAAATGCATGAAAAACGTGTGAAAGCCGATCCTGAATTTGCGTATATTTTTGAGGATATTGCTCAATACAAAAGTAAAGAAGATGACAAAACGTTGTCGTTGGTTGAATCAGAGCGCATTAAAGAGCGTGAAGAGCGTGATGCAAAACGCCTTAAGCGGGCTAATGAGCGTCTTGTACGTCAAGGGCTTGAACCGGTTAAAAGCTTGGATGACTTGCCAGAAGATCAACCAGAAATTGATCCCTTCTTAGACGAAGCAGCAAACATCACTTATGATCTACTGGGTACAGGAAAGTACGCGATTCACGCGCAATAA
- the proQ gene encoding RNA chaperone ProQ, protein MDNPQKFSNSKEVINFLSESFPACFSVTGEAKPLKIGIFQDLAERLKEEERVSKTLLRSSLRHYTNSWRYLHSVKEGAFRVDLDGQHSAPIEKEHADHAQTQLEESKAKVAEKRKAQNAAKPGAKKNQKSKTVPAFKSASKGTNQDNMKPKAKLPPPEKLSVEQIVAGTSVTVKIGKSPMPATITDVSKDGVQVQLDTGMVVKVQVDNLRLARSKR, encoded by the coding sequence ATGGATAATCCTCAAAAGTTTTCAAACAGTAAAGAAGTCATCAATTTTTTAAGTGAGTCGTTTCCTGCATGCTTTAGCGTGACCGGTGAAGCAAAGCCGTTAAAAATTGGTATTTTCCAAGATTTAGCTGAACGCCTTAAAGAAGAAGAACGCGTTAGTAAAACGTTATTGCGTTCCTCGCTTAGGCACTATACAAATAGCTGGCGTTATTTGCACAGTGTTAAAGAAGGGGCGTTCAGAGTTGACCTAGACGGGCAACATTCTGCTCCTATTGAAAAAGAGCACGCTGATCATGCTCAAACTCAATTAGAAGAGAGCAAAGCAAAGGTCGCCGAGAAGCGAAAAGCACAGAATGCGGCTAAACCTGGTGCAAAGAAAAATCAAAAATCCAAGACTGTTCCTGCATTTAAATCCGCATCTAAGGGAACTAATCAGGATAATATGAAGCCAAAGGCTAAGTTACCACCTCCAGAAAAGCTATCGGTAGAGCAAATCGTTGCGGGAACTTCCGTTACCGTAAAAATAGGCAAATCTCCTATGCCTGCTACAATCACTGATGTCAGTAAAGATGGTGTTCAAGTGCAACTTGATACAGGTATGGTGGTAAAGGTTCAAGTAGATAACTTGAGGTTGGCCCGTTCTAAGAGGTAG
- a CDS encoding GAF domain-containing protein, with protein MTLSKTDLYQEVAQQAQALMAGEKDVIANLANLSALIFMRLPQLNWAGFYLLKGQELVLGPFQGKPACIRIPVGRGVCGKAAETGEAQCIEDVHAFVGHIACDADSNAEAVVPIFQNGQLLGVLDLDSPYVGRFDQDDMNGLQNLVNILQDAIA; from the coding sequence GTGACGTTAAGTAAGACTGACCTATATCAAGAGGTCGCCCAGCAAGCACAGGCATTGATGGCTGGTGAGAAAGATGTAATCGCAAATTTGGCAAACTTAAGTGCACTTATATTCATGCGTTTACCTCAGCTAAATTGGGCAGGCTTTTATCTGCTCAAAGGGCAAGAGTTGGTACTAGGCCCATTTCAAGGCAAGCCCGCCTGTATTCGGATCCCTGTGGGCCGAGGCGTGTGTGGTAAAGCTGCTGAGACAGGTGAAGCGCAATGTATTGAAGATGTACACGCCTTTGTTGGACACATCGCCTGCGATGCAGATTCTAACGCCGAAGCCGTCGTACCGATTTTCCAAAATGGCCAATTGCTTGGCGTATTAGATTTAGACAGCCCTTATGTAGGGCGTTTTGATCAAGACGACATGAATGGCTTGCAAAACTTGGTCAATATATTGCAGGATGCAATTGCATGA
- a CDS encoding c-type cytochrome, with the protein MKKLLISAIASSILLTAGVSAQEAQSEKQAKSAAQFRQALLQLVRSNVGALGAMAKGAIPMDADTIQTNATRLEQLSLMMDDYFALDTTKFDIETGALPEIWQNRADFATKVDALTDASLALKTAAMNGDERAYKGAIGSVLKSCKGCHDSYKAE; encoded by the coding sequence ATGAAAAAATTACTAATAAGTGCGATAGCCAGTAGCATTTTGCTGACAGCAGGCGTATCAGCACAAGAAGCGCAATCAGAGAAGCAGGCTAAGAGCGCTGCGCAATTTCGTCAGGCTTTATTGCAATTGGTTCGTAGTAATGTGGGGGCACTTGGAGCGATGGCGAAGGGGGCTATACCTATGGACGCAGACACCATACAAACGAATGCAACTCGCTTAGAGCAATTATCTCTAATGATGGACGATTACTTTGCGCTAGACACCACTAAATTTGATATTGAGACAGGTGCATTACCTGAAATCTGGCAGAATCGTGCAGATTTTGCGACTAAAGTTGACGCGTTAACTGACGCATCTCTTGCCCTTAAAACAGCGGCTATGAATGGCGACGAACGTGCTTATAAAGGCGCGATTGGCAGTGTTTTAAAAAGCTGTAAAGGGTGCCACGACAGCTATAAAGCAGAATAA
- the dnaJ gene encoding molecular chaperone DnaJ, whose translation MSKRDYYEVLGVDKSASERDIKKAYKRLAMKYHPDRTQGDKAMEEKFKEVQEAYEILTDSQKRAAYDQYGHAGVDPNRGHGGGHGAGDFGDIFGDVFGDIFGGGRGGGRQSRAARGSDLRYNLELTLEEAVRGKSVEIRVPTLAECDTCDGSGAKKGSSAKTCTTCHGQGQVQMRQGFFAVQQACPTCGGKGKIITDPCNKCHGQGRVEKTKTLSVKVPAGVDTGDRIRLSNEGEAGENGAPAGDLYVQVHVKQHKIFERDGNNLYCEVPLSFTRAAIGGEIEVPTLEGKVKLKVTPETQTGKMFRLRNKGVKSVRSGSVGDLICKVVIETPVNLNSRQKELLEELEESMGTGKDTAKNRPKESGFFDGVKKFFDDLTN comes from the coding sequence ATGTCGAAGCGAGATTATTATGAAGTGTTAGGAGTCGATAAATCGGCTTCCGAACGCGATATAAAAAAGGCTTACAAACGCCTTGCCATGAAATATCACCCAGATAGAACCCAGGGTGACAAAGCTATGGAAGAGAAGTTCAAAGAGGTTCAAGAGGCCTATGAAATTCTAACCGACTCGCAAAAACGTGCGGCTTATGACCAGTATGGTCACGCTGGCGTTGATCCGAATCGTGGACATGGCGGAGGTCATGGTGCTGGTGATTTTGGCGACATTTTTGGTGATGTATTTGGTGATATTTTCGGTGGTGGACGTGGCGGCGGTCGTCAATCTCGTGCAGCCCGCGGTTCAGACTTACGTTATAACCTTGAGCTTACTTTAGAAGAAGCTGTACGCGGCAAAAGCGTGGAAATTCGCGTGCCTACTTTGGCTGAGTGCGATACCTGTGATGGTTCTGGCGCGAAAAAAGGTTCGAGTGCAAAAACTTGTACCACGTGTCATGGCCAAGGCCAAGTACAAATGCGCCAAGGCTTCTTTGCTGTACAGCAAGCGTGCCCAACGTGTGGTGGTAAAGGTAAAATTATCACTGATCCATGTAATAAATGTCATGGTCAGGGCCGTGTAGAGAAAACCAAGACCTTATCAGTTAAGGTACCTGCAGGCGTTGACACAGGTGATCGCATTCGTCTTTCAAACGAAGGCGAAGCAGGGGAGAACGGTGCACCAGCAGGGGATTTGTATGTGCAAGTGCATGTTAAGCAGCACAAAATCTTTGAACGCGATGGCAATAATTTGTATTGCGAAGTGCCTCTTAGTTTTACTCGCGCCGCTATCGGTGGTGAAATTGAAGTCCCCACGTTAGAAGGTAAAGTTAAACTCAAAGTCACCCCTGAAACACAGACTGGCAAAATGTTCCGCCTGCGTAACAAGGGTGTGAAATCGGTTCGTAGTGGCAGCGTCGGTGATTTGATCTGTAAAGTGGTTATTGAAACGCCGGTTAATTTGAATAGCCGTCAGAAAGAATTACTGGAAGAACTCGAAGAATCGATGGGCACAGGTAAAGACACAGCCAAGAACCGCCCGAAAGAAAGTGGCTTTTTTGATGGTGTTAAAAAGTTTTTCGATGATTTGACTAATTAA
- the dnaK gene encoding molecular chaperone DnaK yields MGRIIGIDLGTTNSCVAVLDGEKAKVIENAEGDRTTPSIIAYSQDGETLVGQPAKRQAITNPKNTLFAIKRLIGRRFEDKEVQRDIDIMPFSIIKADNGDAWVQAKDEKLAPPQISAEVLKKMKKTAEDYLGEEVTAAVITVPAYFNDSQRQATKDAGRIAGLEVKRIINEPTAAALAYGMDKKKGDSVVAVYDLGGGTFDISIIEIDEADGEHTFEVLATNGDTHLGGEDFDNQVINYLVEEFKKDSGMDLRKDPLAMQRLKEAGEKAKIELSSAQQTEVNLPYITADASGPKHLTIKLTRAKLESLVEKMVKATLEPLKQALADADLSVGDINDIILVGGQTRMPLVQKYVTEFFGKEPRKDVNPDEAVAVGAAIQGGVLSGDVKDVLLLDVTPLSLGIETMGGVMTALIEKNTTVPTKKSQTFSTAEDNQSAVTVHVLQGERKQAAGNKSLGQFNLEGIRPAQRGAPQIEVTFDIDADGILHVSAKDKDTNKEQKITIKASSGLSDDEVEKMVQDAEANKEADKQFEEMVQARNQADGLIHGTRKQVEEAGDALSDEDKAEIEAAVVALEEAVKAGEKEAIESKTQELIQASAKLMEVAQAQQAAAGAEGQSDDASAKQDDDVVDAEFEEVKDDKK; encoded by the coding sequence ATGGGTAGAATCATTGGAATCGATTTGGGTACAACTAACTCATGTGTTGCTGTACTTGATGGTGAAAAAGCAAAAGTAATCGAAAACGCTGAAGGCGATCGCACAACTCCCTCGATCATTGCATACAGCCAAGACGGTGAAACATTAGTCGGTCAACCTGCAAAACGTCAGGCGATCACTAACCCTAAAAATACCTTATTCGCTATCAAGCGTCTTATCGGTCGTCGTTTTGAAGATAAAGAAGTACAGCGTGATATTGATATCATGCCTTTCAGTATCATTAAAGCCGATAATGGTGATGCTTGGGTTCAAGCAAAAGATGAAAAACTAGCGCCACCACAAATTTCAGCTGAAGTTTTGAAAAAAATGAAGAAAACGGCTGAAGATTACCTTGGTGAAGAAGTGACAGCAGCGGTTATTACCGTACCTGCTTATTTCAACGATTCACAGCGTCAAGCAACCAAAGATGCTGGTCGTATTGCTGGCCTTGAAGTAAAACGTATTATTAACGAGCCAACTGCCGCTGCACTTGCATACGGTATGGACAAGAAAAAAGGTGACAGTGTTGTTGCCGTGTACGATTTAGGTGGCGGTACATTTGATATCTCTATCATTGAAATCGACGAAGCTGACGGCGAGCACACATTCGAAGTACTAGCGACCAATGGTGATACACACCTAGGCGGTGAAGATTTCGATAACCAAGTAATTAACTACTTGGTAGAAGAGTTTAAGAAAGACTCAGGCATGGATTTACGTAAAGATCCATTGGCCATGCAACGTCTTAAAGAAGCAGGCGAGAAAGCGAAGATTGAATTGTCTTCAGCTCAGCAAACTGAAGTAAACTTACCGTACATCACTGCTGATGCGTCTGGTCCTAAGCACTTAACCATCAAGCTTACCCGTGCAAAACTTGAGTCACTTGTTGAGAAAATGGTTAAAGCGACCCTTGAGCCATTAAAACAAGCGCTTGCGGATGCTGACTTATCAGTAGGTGATATCAACGATATCATTTTGGTTGGTGGTCAAACGCGTATGCCGCTAGTACAGAAATACGTAACTGAATTCTTTGGCAAAGAGCCAAGAAAAGACGTTAACCCTGATGAAGCTGTCGCTGTGGGTGCCGCGATTCAAGGTGGTGTATTGTCTGGTGATGTGAAAGACGTATTGTTACTTGACGTGACACCTTTATCACTAGGTATCGAAACAATGGGCGGCGTAATGACGGCCTTGATCGAGAAGAACACGACTGTACCTACCAAGAAGTCTCAAACCTTCTCTACAGCTGAAGACAATCAATCAGCGGTAACAGTACATGTTCTCCAAGGTGAGCGTAAGCAAGCTGCTGGCAACAAGTCTCTTGGTCAATTTAACCTTGAAGGTATTCGCCCAGCACAGCGCGGCGCGCCACAAATTGAGGTGACATTCGATATCGATGCTGATGGTATCTTGCACGTATCTGCTAAAGATAAAGACACCAACAAAGAGCAGAAAATCACTATCAAGGCGTCTTCTGGCTTGAGTGATGATGAAGTTGAAAAAATGGTACAGGACGCAGAAGCGAACAAAGAAGCGGACAAGCAATTCGAGGAAATGGTTCAAGCTCGTAACCAAGCTGATGGTCTAATTCACGGTACGCGTAAGCAAGTAGAAGAAGCCGGTGACGCGCTATCTGACGAAGATAAAGCGGAAATCGAAGCGGCTGTTGTAGCGTTAGAAGAAGCGGTTAAAGCTGGCGAGAAAGAAGCTATTGAGTCAAAAACTCAAGAGTTGATTCAAGCTTCTGCTAAGTTGATGGAAGTGGCACAAGCACAACAGGCTGCTGCCGGTGCTGAAGGCCAATCAGATGACGCATCTGCTAAGCAAGACGACGACGTTGTTGATGCCGAGTTCGAAGAAGTAAAAGACGACAAAAAGTAA
- the grpE gene encoding nucleotide exchange factor GrpE, with protein MSNEEQAQKDEAQPINEEATDNHVEEVEEVVEELSAEQTRILELEAALAASEATLAAQKDSVMRAIADADNVRKRAEGEVDKARKFALEKFASELLPVADNLERALQVADKENEAIKPVVEGVEITLKSFVSSIEKFGMKVIDPQGESFNPEQHQAMSMQENAELPANTVMAVMQKGYELNGRLLRPAMVMVSRAPEGGVDTQA; from the coding sequence ATGAGTAACGAAGAACAAGCTCAAAAAGATGAGGCGCAACCAATAAATGAAGAAGCGACTGACAACCATGTTGAAGAAGTCGAAGAGGTGGTTGAAGAGTTGAGCGCTGAACAAACACGCATTCTTGAGCTTGAAGCAGCATTAGCGGCGTCAGAAGCCACACTAGCGGCACAAAAAGACTCTGTGATGCGAGCTATTGCTGATGCCGATAACGTGCGTAAGCGTGCTGAAGGTGAAGTCGATAAGGCACGTAAATTTGCGCTTGAAAAATTCGCCTCTGAGCTATTGCCCGTTGCAGATAATTTAGAACGTGCGCTGCAAGTAGCGGATAAAGAAAATGAAGCGATTAAACCCGTGGTTGAAGGGGTAGAAATCACCCTTAAATCATTCGTTAGCAGCATTGAAAAATTCGGAATGAAAGTGATCGATCCACAGGGCGAGTCTTTTAATCCAGAACAGCATCAGGCTATGTCGATGCAAGAAAACGCAGAATTGCCAGCCAACACGGTTATGGCAGTCATGCAAAAAGGTTATGAATTGAATGGTCGTCTATTACGACCCGCTATGGTCATGGTATCCCGCGCCCCTGAAGGCGGTGTCGATACACAAGCATAA
- a CDS encoding PAS-domain containing protein has protein sequence MFSVLSLMAIVVGYLLILFLLAFWGDKRAKANQQHPYIYSLALGVHCTSWAFFGTTTQAAHYGWAFIPTYMGIICVFLFAHPVLRRVANVCHQHNISSLADFISLRYDKSHFLAALVTLLCFIGVVPYIALQLDAVTGGIRVVTGADNIWPNSVGFYVALLMALFAILFGTRSLNLTDKHPGLMLTVAFESIVKLVGLMIVGLFVCYSLFDGIFDLLGKAQLDPRAKQTVSADSGVWVYASQMLLGVCSMFCLPRQFHINFIENNGDREITTARWLFPLYLLGMTLFVLPIALAGHMLFPGGNISTDTYALALPVASGNTWVTIIAFIGGLAAATSMIIVATLAMGIMISNNIATPLWLTLQLRTQQRHRLKPASILLIRRATVLVVLAVAYFYHVNISQSTSLVQSGVIAIALLSQTFPILLLGLYWKRGTPLGAQLALASGALCWAYWLLWPSITASYYFNETPTDIQLAKGFVYSLGVNILCFVLVSLIQNKRSQPSTQDPITHNSQPFGHAVKVANLLAITEKVWGAERHRALLDKLSPEQLAGYASPKLLSSIESELAGQVGSASARILLSAIGEKRDVELSELVELVEEASQTFQFNHELLQSSVENIQQGIVVLDRRLNLLAWNQRYVELFNYPRGFVQVGMSIYQLLEFNAKRGLFGHNAATGQSNIEMEIKKRVAFMQSGSAYKYVRHQENGQVIELNGRPLPGGGFVTTYSDITEYINIQQQLEQAKTSLESRVQERTEQLQIANLDLEKARREAESANESKTKFLAAAGHDLMQPFNAASLFAAMLKQKAPAGEMAEMSANLVDSLSNAESLLSMLLDMTRLESGVLNTHIQTFPLDNILRPMVTEFSVLAQQKSLRITYVSTSISVKSDPKLLRRIIQNLLSNAIRYTHEGRILVGVKRQAGTARICVIDTGAGIAKDKQQEIFLEFHQLDNTPSAQGLGLGLTIVERISALLKHPVTLHSTVNKGTTFEIAVPIGHKQNNAQQTATRGNNDINLPLHKRRVLIVDNEPQILDALQRLLVDWGAFVIAAKDNKNALQLLDQPIDLMILDYQLDHGETGIDVARTIRQAYIEEDGSQIPCILNSARQDEQIRQQAIDEQMHYLPKPLKPLALKRLIKQLLAK, from the coding sequence ATGTTTAGCGTTTTAAGCTTGATGGCGATTGTTGTTGGCTATTTGCTGATTTTATTTCTGCTCGCGTTTTGGGGAGATAAACGGGCAAAAGCCAATCAACAGCATCCTTATATCTACAGTCTTGCACTTGGTGTGCATTGTACCTCTTGGGCATTTTTCGGTACCACTACCCAGGCCGCACATTATGGGTGGGCATTTATTCCCACCTATATGGGGATTATTTGTGTTTTCTTATTCGCTCATCCTGTGCTTCGCCGCGTCGCGAATGTGTGTCACCAGCACAATATTAGCTCCCTCGCCGATTTCATTAGTTTACGTTATGACAAATCCCATTTTTTGGCCGCATTGGTAACCTTATTGTGTTTTATCGGCGTCGTTCCTTACATCGCTCTGCAATTAGACGCGGTTACCGGCGGTATACGTGTCGTCACAGGCGCTGATAATATTTGGCCAAACAGCGTAGGGTTTTATGTCGCGTTGCTAATGGCATTATTTGCAATTTTATTTGGTACTCGTTCGTTAAATTTAACGGACAAACACCCAGGGCTGATGCTTACGGTCGCCTTTGAATCTATTGTTAAGCTGGTTGGTTTAATGATTGTGGGCCTGTTTGTTTGTTACAGTTTATTTGACGGTATATTTGACTTACTAGGAAAAGCTCAATTAGACCCGCGCGCCAAGCAAACCGTTAGTGCGGACTCCGGTGTATGGGTTTATGCCAGTCAAATGCTATTAGGCGTTTGCTCGATGTTTTGCTTGCCTCGGCAGTTCCATATTAATTTTATTGAGAATAACGGCGACCGAGAAATCACTACTGCTCGCTGGCTCTTTCCGCTTTATCTACTCGGTATGACACTGTTTGTTTTACCGATAGCACTCGCTGGGCACATGTTATTTCCAGGTGGCAACATAAGCACAGACACCTATGCCCTAGCTCTGCCTGTAGCATCAGGGAATACTTGGGTGACCATCATTGCCTTTATCGGTGGCTTGGCTGCCGCGACCAGCATGATCATAGTGGCAACGCTTGCCATGGGTATAATGATATCCAATAACATCGCAACACCGTTATGGTTAACGCTGCAATTACGCACACAACAACGACACCGCTTAAAACCGGCCAGCATTTTGTTGATTAGGCGAGCGACAGTGTTAGTGGTGCTCGCAGTCGCCTATTTTTATCATGTCAATATCAGCCAATCCACGTCTTTAGTGCAAAGCGGTGTTATAGCGATTGCACTACTATCCCAAACATTCCCTATTCTGCTTCTTGGCTTATATTGGAAACGCGGCACACCTTTAGGTGCTCAGTTAGCGCTAGCAAGTGGCGCGCTGTGTTGGGCTTACTGGCTACTTTGGCCAAGTATTACTGCGAGTTACTATTTCAATGAGACACCAACAGACATTCAACTTGCCAAAGGGTTTGTCTATAGTCTCGGGGTTAACATTCTTTGTTTTGTGTTGGTATCTCTTATACAAAACAAACGCAGTCAACCTTCGACGCAAGACCCAATCACCCATAATAGTCAACCCTTCGGGCATGCGGTAAAGGTGGCAAACTTACTCGCTATAACTGAAAAAGTATGGGGGGCTGAACGGCATCGTGCATTACTCGATAAATTGTCTCCAGAGCAATTGGCCGGATATGCCAGCCCTAAATTGCTCTCCAGCATTGAAAGTGAATTAGCCGGTCAAGTCGGCAGCGCCAGCGCGCGTATTTTGCTGTCTGCTATCGGTGAAAAACGAGATGTTGAGTTATCAGAATTGGTTGAATTGGTCGAGGAAGCCAGCCAAACCTTTCAGTTCAATCATGAATTACTGCAATCATCAGTTGAAAATATTCAGCAAGGTATCGTTGTTCTCGACAGACGTCTCAATCTGTTGGCGTGGAATCAACGCTATGTAGAGCTATTTAATTATCCACGTGGGTTTGTTCAAGTGGGTATGTCCATTTATCAGCTATTAGAGTTTAATGCCAAACGTGGTTTGTTTGGGCATAACGCTGCAACAGGACAAAGTAACATCGAAATGGAAATTAAAAAACGCGTTGCTTTCATGCAATCAGGCAGCGCGTATAAATATGTGCGTCATCAAGAAAACGGCCAAGTTATTGAACTCAATGGGCGCCCACTACCTGGTGGCGGCTTTGTAACCACCTATAGTGACATTACAGAATACATCAACATACAGCAGCAACTTGAACAGGCTAAAACAAGTTTGGAATCACGGGTTCAAGAACGCACTGAGCAACTGCAAATAGCCAATCTCGACTTGGAAAAAGCGCGCCGTGAAGCCGAAAGTGCGAATGAAAGTAAAACGAAATTCTTAGCCGCTGCCGGTCATGACTTAATGCAACCCTTTAACGCGGCATCGTTATTTGCTGCCATGCTCAAGCAAAAAGCACCTGCCGGGGAAATGGCTGAAATGAGTGCCAACCTCGTTGACTCACTTAGTAATGCTGAGTCGCTTTTATCCATGCTACTCGATATGACACGATTAGAGTCAGGTGTATTGAACACGCATATACAAACCTTCCCCTTGGACAATATATTACGCCCCATGGTGACTGAGTTTTCAGTGCTGGCACAACAAAAATCGTTACGCATAACCTATGTAAGTACCAGTATTTCAGTAAAATCTGATCCTAAACTACTTAGGCGTATTATCCAGAATTTGCTCTCTAATGCGATTCGCTACACCCACGAAGGGCGTATTTTAGTTGGAGTTAAACGCCAAGCTGGCACGGCGCGTATCTGCGTTATCGATACAGGCGCAGGCATTGCAAAAGACAAACAGCAAGAAATATTCTTAGAGTTTCATCAACTAGACAATACCCCAAGCGCCCAAGGTTTAGGCTTAGGATTAACCATAGTCGAGCGCATTAGTGCCCTGTTAAAACACCCTGTTACCTTACATTCAACAGTCAACAAAGGCACCACGTTTGAAATAGCCGTGCCCATCGGGCATAAACAAAATAACGCTCAACAAACAGCGACGCGTGGAAACAATGATATTAATCTACCGCTACATAAAAGACGTGTATTGATTGTTGATAACGAGCCTCAGATCCTAGATGCGTTACAACGGTTACTAGTTGATTGGGGCGCATTCGTGATTGCCGCCAAAGACAACAAAAATGCACTGCAATTACTCGATCAGCCTATAGATTTAATGATACTCGATTACCAACTCGACCATGGTGAAACCGGTATTGATGTCGCTCGCACTATTAGGCAAGCATATATCGAGGAAGATGGCTCACAGATCCCCTGTATTCTTAACTCTGCGCGCCAAGATGAGCAAATCAGGCAACAAGCGATTGATGAGCAAATGCATTATTTGCCTAAACCCCTTAAACCACTCGCTTTGAAACGGCTGATTAAGCAACTGCTGGCTAAATAA